In a single window of the Paenibacillus sp. MMS20-IR301 genome:
- a CDS encoding metal ABC transporter permease: MDMLGYEFMQRAFWAGGLIAIIGPLLGVYLMLRRQVLMADTLSHVSLAGVALGSVLQLNPALSGFAVAVAGGLVIEQLRRSYRTYSELPVAIIMTSGLALAVVLMSLKQNLTKSFSSYLFGSIVAVSDTQLKLIAIVAAAGLIYFIVLRRPLYNLTFDEETASIGGVHTGLLSFSFAVLTGMTVAAAMPVVGVLLVSALIVLPASLALRISSGFTSAILIAVGAGLAGVFSGLTASYYINTPPGGTIALILLLFLLAAIAVQRITTAINRRIKYKT; encoded by the coding sequence CTGGACATGCTTGGTTACGAATTCATGCAACGCGCATTTTGGGCAGGAGGCCTGATCGCAATTATCGGGCCGCTGCTTGGCGTATATCTGATGCTGCGCAGGCAGGTGCTGATGGCGGACACCTTGTCCCATGTATCGCTTGCCGGAGTAGCACTGGGATCGGTCCTGCAACTGAATCCGGCACTCAGCGGCTTCGCAGTGGCGGTTGCAGGCGGACTCGTCATTGAACAGCTGCGCCGTTCTTACCGTACATACAGTGAGCTTCCGGTAGCTATCATTATGACCTCCGGCCTGGCACTGGCCGTGGTGCTTATGAGCCTGAAGCAGAACCTTACCAAGAGCTTCAGCTCCTATCTGTTCGGCTCCATCGTAGCGGTCAGTGATACGCAGCTCAAGCTGATTGCCATCGTGGCTGCCGCTGGTCTTATATACTTCATTGTTCTGCGCCGGCCGCTGTACAATCTGACCTTTGATGAAGAGACCGCCAGTATCGGCGGTGTCCATACGGGATTATTGTCCTTCTCCTTCGCAGTGCTTACCGGCATGACGGTTGCTGCAGCAATGCCTGTTGTCGGTGTGCTTCTGGTCTCAGCACTTATCGTTCTGCCGGCATCGCTGGCGCTGCGGATATCCTCCGGATTTACCTCGGCCATTCTGATTGCTGTCGGGGCGGGGCTGGCCGGCGTATTCAGCGGCCTGACGGCTTCCTATTATATCAATACGCCTCCAGGAGGCACTATCGCACTTATCCTGCTTCTGTTCCTGCTGGCTGCTATTGCAGTGCAGCGTATAACAACGGCAATTAACCGTCGGATTAAATATAAAACCTAA
- a CDS encoding metal ABC transporter ATP-binding protein: MILSSMREVVFGYGNEPVIDRLSLDIEAGQFIGITGPNGAAKTTLLKLMLGLLKPWSGTVSLNKEIAGDGRLAIGYVPQQVASFNAGFPSKVIELVRSGCYSGLGLFRRFTKEQEALVERSLRQVEMWDYRDRRIGELSGGQKQRICIARALAQQPQVLVLDEPATGMDAASRSGFYKLMRHYVSQHGRTVIMVTHGLEETSSYLDTVISLERKEQEGWTCLVTNSCNAHFGQEA, translated from the coding sequence ATGATTTTGTCATCGATGCGGGAGGTTGTATTCGGCTACGGAAATGAGCCGGTGATTGACCGCCTGTCGCTGGATATTGAAGCCGGACAATTCATCGGCATCACCGGACCGAACGGGGCGGCGAAGACTACGCTGCTTAAGCTTATGCTGGGGCTGCTGAAGCCCTGGAGCGGGACAGTCTCCCTGAACAAGGAGATCGCAGGTGACGGACGGCTGGCTATCGGCTATGTACCGCAGCAGGTTGCCTCCTTCAATGCCGGATTTCCCAGCAAGGTTATCGAGCTGGTCCGCTCCGGCTGCTACTCCGGGCTGGGATTGTTCCGCCGCTTCACGAAGGAGCAGGAGGCGCTGGTGGAGCGCAGCCTGCGGCAGGTGGAGATGTGGGACTACCGCGACCGCAGAATCGGCGAGCTGTCCGGCGGACAGAAGCAGCGGATCTGCATTGCCCGGGCGCTGGCCCAGCAGCCGCAGGTGCTGGTGCTGGATGAACCGGCAACCGGCATGGATGCAGCCAGCCGCAGCGGCTTTTACAAGCTGATGCGGCATTATGTCAGCCAGCATGGCCGGACTGTAATTATGGTTACCCACGGGCTGGAGGAAACAAGCTCCTATCTGGATACTGTGATCAGCCTGGAACGCAAAGAGCAGGAGGGCTGGACATGCTTGGTTACGAATTCATGCAACGCGCATTTTGGGCAGGAGGCCTGA
- a CDS encoding GTP-binding protein, whose protein sequence is MTKIPVTVLSGYLGSGKTTLLNHILHNRDGLKVAVIVNDMSEVNVDAGLVKSGNTLSRTEEKLVEMSNGCICCTLRDDLLREVNNLASEGRFDYILIESSGISEPVPVAQTFTYANPELDIDLTELARLDTMVTVVDANRFWHDFSSGDSLLDRNTTAGEGDFRDIVDLLIDQIETCDVLLLNKCDLVAEQELNKLEAVLRRLQPRAKIIRTVNAQVDPAEILNTGLFDFEQTSMSSGWIAELGKEQHTPETEEYGIASFVYRRRTPFHPQRLSFFFSNWPQEVVRAKGLVWLAARGDLAATVSQAGPSIQFGPAGYWLATLPEEQQLEVLATEPDVKAKWDGQWGDRLNEIVFIGVSMDRADIEARLDRCLLTAEEMQQDWSRFNNPLPWPAEELLAARE, encoded by the coding sequence ATGACAAAAATTCCTGTGACAGTACTCAGCGGATACCTGGGTTCCGGTAAAACCACGCTGCTGAATCATATTCTGCATAACCGTGACGGCCTGAAGGTGGCGGTTATCGTGAATGACATGAGTGAAGTGAATGTAGATGCGGGTCTCGTGAAGTCGGGCAACACGCTTTCCCGGACGGAGGAGAAGCTCGTCGAGATGTCCAACGGCTGCATCTGCTGCACCCTGCGGGACGATCTGCTGCGTGAAGTGAATAATCTGGCGTCAGAGGGACGCTTCGATTACATTCTGATCGAATCCTCCGGGATCAGCGAGCCTGTGCCTGTGGCCCAGACGTTCACTTACGCGAACCCGGAGCTGGATATTGATCTGACCGAGCTGGCCCGGCTCGACACGATGGTTACCGTCGTCGATGCCAACCGGTTCTGGCATGATTTCTCCTCGGGCGACAGCCTGCTTGACCGTAATACAACGGCCGGTGAGGGTGACTTCCGCGATATTGTCGATCTGCTGATTGACCAGATCGAGACCTGCGATGTGCTGCTGCTGAACAAATGTGATCTGGTGGCGGAGCAGGAGCTGAACAAGCTGGAAGCGGTGCTGCGCAGGCTGCAGCCGCGTGCGAAGATCATCCGTACGGTCAATGCGCAGGTGGACCCTGCAGAGATTCTTAATACGGGGCTGTTTGATTTCGAGCAGACCAGCATGTCCTCCGGCTGGATTGCCGAGCTCGGCAAGGAGCAGCATACCCCGGAGACGGAGGAATACGGCATCGCTTCCTTCGTATACCGGCGCAGAACGCCGTTTCATCCGCAGCGGCTGAGCTTCTTCTTCAGCAACTGGCCGCAAGAGGTGGTCCGGGCCAAAGGCCTGGTCTGGCTGGCGGCCCGCGGCGACCTGGCTGCTACAGTCAGCCAGGCGGGGCCGTCGATCCAGTTCGGGCCCGCGGGCTACTGGCTGGCGACGCTGCCGGAGGAGCAGCAGCTGGAGGTGCTGGCCACAGAGCCGGATGTCAAGGCGAAGTGGGACGGGCAGTGGGGCGACCGGCTGAACGAGATCGTGTTCATCGGCGTTAGCATGGACCGTGCTGACATTGAAGCACGGCTGGACCGCTGCCTGCTGACAGCCGAAGAGATGCAGCAGGATTGGAGCCGGTTCAACAATCCGCTGCCATGGCCGGCAGAGGAGCTGCTTGCGGCCCGGGAATAG
- the rpmG gene encoding 50S ribosomal protein L33, producing MRVTVTLACTETGDRNYTTTKNKRTTPERLEMKKYCPRLKRVTLHRETR from the coding sequence ATGAGAGTAACCGTTACATTAGCCTGTACGGAGACCGGTGACCGTAACTACACTACCACGAAGAATAAAAGAACGACGCCTGAACGGCTGGAGATGAAGAAATATTGCCCGCGCCTGAAGCGTGTTACACTTCACCGCGAGACGCGTTAA
- a CDS encoding GTP-binding protein gives MKIPVIILSGFLGSGKTTLLLSLLRESKSRGLTPGIVMNELGKKDVDGYILQENTGMNVEKLLDGCICCSRKEELPRSLVSLLAQRPDIIYIELTGVADPDEIAKSLLEPPLSGRLALHYTITLLDAENALDYGSRFASDKQLVRTLRKQLITADLIVVNKSDLVEPETLWKIEKMVYRQNSESEIVFTHYSQINLAPVLAGIASRVLRSPAPQRGPGSISGTALKRGHPPQGQGGTAVQERKAEDSASYSQVAAVTLTVPQEAVRHIRREQLEHFFLQWGYSLLRAKGHVQVAGNDSVQLVQYAGNRTSWEDSRYPGQPYIVCIGLNLDEKAISRSWAALFS, from the coding sequence ATGAAGATACCTGTAATCATCCTGAGCGGATTTCTGGGGAGCGGAAAAACGACCCTGCTGCTGAGTCTGCTGAGGGAAAGCAAGAGCCGGGGACTAACCCCCGGCATTGTTATGAATGAACTGGGGAAAAAAGATGTAGACGGTTATATTCTGCAGGAGAACACAGGAATGAACGTGGAAAAGCTGCTGGACGGCTGTATCTGCTGCAGCCGCAAGGAAGAGCTGCCGCGCAGCCTCGTCTCACTTCTGGCACAACGGCCGGACATTATCTACATCGAGCTTACCGGTGTCGCTGACCCGGACGAGATTGCCAAGTCGCTGCTGGAGCCGCCCCTCTCCGGCAGGCTGGCGCTGCATTATACCATTACGCTGCTTGACGCCGAGAATGCGCTGGATTACGGCAGCCGCTTCGCCTCGGATAAGCAGCTGGTGCGCACACTGCGCAAGCAGCTCATCACCGCCGATCTGATTGTCGTTAATAAAAGCGATCTCGTAGAGCCGGAAACATTATGGAAGATCGAGAAGATGGTCTACCGGCAAAACTCCGAATCGGAGATTGTGTTCACCCACTACAGCCAAATCAATCTTGCTCCGGTGCTGGCCGGCATTGCTTCGCGTGTGCTGCGCAGCCCCGCACCGCAGCGCGGCCCTGGCAGTATCAGCGGTACTGCGCTGAAGCGGGGGCACCCCCCGCAAGGACAGGGCGGCACTGCGGTGCAGGAGCGCAAGGCCGAGGACAGTGCATCTTACTCCCAGGTAGCGGCAGTAACGCTGACAGTTCCCCAGGAAGCGGTCAGGCACATCCGGCGGGAGCAGCTGGAGCATTTTTTCCTGCAATGGGGGTACAGCCTGCTCAGGGCCAAAGGCCATGTCCAGGTTGCCGGGAACGATTCCGTTCAGCTGGTGCAATATGCCGGCAACCGCACCAGCTGGGAGGACTCGCGTTATCCCGGCCAGCCTTACATTGTGTGCATCGGCCTGAATCTGGACGAGAAGGCTATCAGCCGCAGCTGGGCCGCCTTGTTCAGCTAA
- a CDS encoding permease, which yields MTTFSPFKILPLLVPAAFLTTIAVLWLLAHPELLNNGYTDSFKTAFLGILLEALPFVLLGALLSSLLRVFVPDEMITRWIPRRPVPAILLGCLLGILFPVCECGMIPLVRRLMHKGMPLHVAVVFILSGPVLNPVVYGATLTAFRSHPSLAYARMGLAFAVAALIGLLVYATVRKSPLRHSIRRAGGAEHHSSTRGGRLTAVFVHTSDEFFEMGKYLIIGCLLTAGIQTFMHQGSLSAIGAQPLGSYLFMMGLAFALSLCSTSDAFVASTFLHTFPSGSLLAFMVLGPMLDFKNSLMLLSLFKTKFALYLFFLIFSAVFTLSVLSSFWL from the coding sequence TTGACCACTTTTTCTCCGTTCAAAATACTGCCGCTGCTCGTTCCCGCCGCTTTCCTGACCACCATCGCCGTCCTCTGGCTTCTGGCACATCCGGAGCTGCTGAACAACGGCTATACCGATTCCTTCAAGACAGCGTTCCTGGGCATTCTGCTGGAAGCTTTGCCCTTCGTCCTGCTCGGTGCGCTGCTCTCTTCGCTGCTCCGCGTCTTTGTGCCGGACGAAATGATCACGCGCTGGATTCCGCGCCGCCCGGTTCCGGCCATTCTGCTGGGCTGCCTGCTCGGCATTCTCTTTCCCGTTTGCGAATGCGGGATGATTCCGCTTGTCCGCCGCCTGATGCACAAAGGGATGCCGCTGCATGTTGCCGTCGTATTCATCCTCTCGGGCCCTGTTCTGAACCCGGTCGTCTACGGGGCAACCTTAACGGCGTTCCGCTCCCATCCCTCCCTCGCTTACGCGCGGATGGGACTGGCTTTTGCCGTAGCTGCGCTAATCGGCCTCCTAGTCTATGCTACTGTCCGCAAATCCCCGCTGCGCCATTCCATCCGGCGCGCAGGCGGCGCGGAGCATCACAGCAGTACACGCGGCGGACGGCTTACGGCGGTGTTTGTGCATACATCGGACGAGTTTTTCGAAATGGGCAAATATCTGATTATCGGCTGTCTGCTGACCGCCGGAATCCAGACCTTTATGCATCAGGGCAGCCTGTCCGCTATCGGAGCACAGCCGCTTGGGTCTTATCTGTTCATGATGGGGCTGGCCTTCGCCCTCTCGCTCTGCTCCACCTCTGACGCCTTTGTCGCCTCCACCTTCCTGCACACCTTCCCGTCCGGCTCACTGCTGGCCTTCATGGTGCTGGGGCCGATGCTCGATTTCAAAAACTCACTGATGCTGCTGTCGCTGTTCAAGACCAAATTTGCGCTTTATCTGTTCTTCCTGATCTTCTCAGCCGTGTTTACCCTCTCGGTGCTGTCTTCATTCTGGCTGTAG
- a CDS encoding TIGR03943 family putative permease subunit, translating into MNDSRSIRLHYLFRAVILLAFALYIGHLVQQDALHYYVAPKLARWIRLCPVPLSLMALSLGLQAVLGKSSVLCDCEHRLPQSRWGSSALYSLFLLPLLLGFFLPDRALGSAAAARKGLSLSYTAIESGSGGKFTSANPYEAEFAELAGKLYAQPVIPVYPEIFSETLGAISLYKSQFAGKEILLSGFLYREPQGQGQTGYAVSRFLVQCCTADATPFGILLQPGTQISLPADTWIEVRGKLAVVLYQGVETLQVVPEAITAVPEPSTPYIYTNADAAAAWEALQPLSVR; encoded by the coding sequence ATGAATGACTCCCGGAGCATCCGGCTGCACTATCTGTTCAGGGCAGTTATTCTGCTCGCCTTCGCCCTGTACATCGGACATCTGGTGCAGCAGGATGCACTGCATTACTATGTAGCCCCTAAGCTGGCCCGCTGGATCAGGCTCTGTCCCGTTCCGCTGTCCCTGATGGCGCTCAGCCTCGGGCTGCAGGCCGTACTCGGCAAGAGCAGCGTCCTCTGCGACTGTGAGCACCGTCTCCCCCAGTCCCGCTGGGGCAGCTCGGCACTGTACAGCCTGTTCCTGCTCCCGCTTCTGCTGGGCTTCTTTCTGCCGGACCGTGCACTCGGCAGTGCGGCAGCAGCGAGGAAAGGCCTGAGCTTGTCTTATACCGCCATAGAATCAGGCAGCGGCGGGAAGTTCACCTCCGCGAATCCCTATGAGGCAGAATTTGCGGAGCTGGCCGGCAAGCTGTACGCACAGCCGGTCATTCCGGTCTACCCGGAGATTTTCTCAGAGACGCTTGGAGCAATCAGCCTGTACAAATCACAGTTTGCCGGCAAGGAAATCCTCCTGTCCGGTTTCCTCTACCGTGAGCCGCAGGGTCAAGGGCAGACCGGCTACGCTGTCAGCCGCTTTCTTGTCCAGTGCTGCACAGCGGATGCTACACCTTTCGGGATTCTGCTGCAGCCGGGAACACAAATAAGCCTGCCCGCCGATACCTGGATTGAGGTTCGGGGCAAGCTTGCTGTTGTGCTCTATCAGGGTGTTGAGACGCTGCAGGTTGTGCCGGAGGCCATAACGGCCGTGCCGGAGCCGTCAACACCTTACATTTACACGAATGCTGACGCAGCCGCAGCCTGGGAAGCGCTGCAGCCCTTAAGCGTCAGATAA
- a CDS encoding NusG domain II-containing protein has protein sequence MMKRGDFIMILVVLLAAGSIYGYKWYSNRNEQYAPGDLKAVITVNGKAYKTVNLTKEEQIIDIQTKFGHNILKVYDYGIQMTYSDAPLTIALDMGFISRPKQQIICIPARILVEVFNPDASIDDDDALDAVI, from the coding sequence ATGATGAAACGCGGTGACTTCATTATGATTCTGGTCGTCCTGCTTGCCGCCGGCTCGATCTATGGCTACAAGTGGTACTCTAACCGGAATGAGCAGTATGCGCCAGGCGATTTGAAGGCGGTCATTACTGTAAACGGCAAGGCATACAAGACGGTGAATCTGACCAAGGAAGAACAGATTATAGACATCCAGACGAAATTCGGCCATAACATACTGAAGGTGTATGATTATGGGATTCAGATGACCTATTCCGATGCCCCGCTGACTATAGCGCTGGATATGGGCTTCATCTCGAGGCCCAAGCAGCAGATCATCTGCATACCGGCCCGGATTCTCGTCGAGGTCTTTAATCCGGATGCATCTATTGACGACGATGACGCGCTGGACGCGGTTATCTGA